One Loxodonta africana isolate mLoxAfr1 chromosome 6, mLoxAfr1.hap2, whole genome shotgun sequence DNA window includes the following coding sequences:
- the SCRN3 gene encoding secernin-3 isoform X1 translates to MEPCSCDTFVALPPATVDNRIIFGKNSDRLCDEVQEVVFFPGAVHDNLGRHLKCTYIEIDQVPETYAVVLSRPAWLWGAEMGANEHGVCIGNEAVWGREEVSDEEALLGMDLVRLGLERADTAEKALNVIVDLLEKYGQGGNCSEGGMEFSYHNSFLIADRNEAWILETAGKYWAAEKVQDGVRNISNQLSITTKIDQEHPDMRNYAKQKGWWDGKKEFDFAATYSYLDTAKMMTSSGRYCEGYKLLNKHKGNITFETMMEILRDKPSGINMEGEFLTTASMVSILPQDSNLPCIHFFTGTPDPERSVFKPFIFVPNISQLLETSSPTFELEDPVKKKSHFKIRPDRRHPLYQKHQQALEVKDNDKEKAKTMLDDMRKLEKGLFKEMESILQNKYIDVDEVVNLFSRCAKDEIRIYESSINC, encoded by the exons ATGGAACCTTGTTCCTGTGACACCTTCGTGGCATTACCTCCAGCAACAGTTGATAACAGGATTATTTTTGGGAAAAATTCAGATAGACTCTGTGATGAAGTACAAGAGGTAGTTTTTTTTCCCGGTGCAGTTCATGATAACCTGGGAAGACATCTTAAA TGTACTTACATAGAAATTGATCAAGTTCCTGAGACATATGCTGTTGTCCTTAGTCGCCCAGCTTGGTTGTGGGGGGCAGAAATGGGAGCCAATGAGCACGGAGTTTGCATTGGGAATGAAGCTGTCTGGGGAAGAGAAGAAGTCTCTGATGAAGAGGCACTACTGGGCATGGACCTTGTCAG acTTGGCCTTGAAAGAGCCGATACAGCTGAAAAAGCCCTCAATGTCATTGTTGATTTATTAGAAAAATACGGCCAGGGAGGAAATTGTTCAGAGGGTGGTATGGAATTCAGTTATCACAACAGTTTCCTGATAGCTGATAGGAATGAAGCCTGGATTTTGGAGACTGCAGGAAAGTACTGGGCAGCGGAAAAAGTACAAG ACGGAGTTCGTAATATTTCTAATCAGCTTTCCATAACAACCAAAATTGATCAGGAGCACCCAGACATGAGAAACTATGCTaagcagaaaggttggtgggATGGTAAAAAGGAGTTTGATTTTGCTGCAACATACTCATATCTTGACACAGCTAAGATGATGACTTCATCAGGCAGATACTGTGAGGGCTACAAGCTTCTGAATAAACACAAAG GAAACATAACTTTTGAAACAATGATGGAAATCCTCCGAGATAAACCAAGTGGCATTAATATGGAAGGAGAATTTCTGACCACTGCAAGCATGGTTTCTATTTTACCTCAAGACTCCAATCTTCCTTGCATCCACTTCTTTACAGGGACTCCTGATCCTGAGAG ATCAGTTTTTAAGCCTTTCATATTTGTGCCAAATATTTCACAACTATTGGAGACCAGTTCACCAACATTTGAACTTGAAGATCCAGTTAAAAAGAAGTCACATTTTAAGATTAGGCCTGACAGAAGACACCCACTCTACCAAAAACATCAACAGGCATTGGAAGTAAAAGATAATGATAAG gAAAAAGCCAAAACAATGTTGGATGACATGAGGAAACTGGAGAAAGGACTGTTCAAAGAGATGGAATCAATCCTTCAAAACAAATATATTGATGTGGATGAAGTGGTTAATCTCTTTTCTCGATGTGCAAAAGATGAAATTAGAATTTATGAGTCGAGTATTAATTGTTAG
- the SCRN3 gene encoding secernin-3 isoform X3: MITWEDILNRPAWLWGAEMGANEHGVCIGNEAVWGREEVSDEEALLGMDLVRLGLERADTAEKALNVIVDLLEKYGQGGNCSEGGMEFSYHNSFLIADRNEAWILETAGKYWAAEKVQDGVRNISNQLSITTKIDQEHPDMRNYAKQKGWWDGKKEFDFAATYSYLDTAKMMTSSGRYCEGYKLLNKHKGNITFETMMEILRDKPSGINMEGEFLTTASMVSILPQDSNLPCIHFFTGTPDPERSVFKPFIFVPNISQLLETSSPTFELEDPVKKKSHFKIRPDRRHPLYQKHQQALEVKDNDKEKAKTMLDDMRKLEKGLFKEMESILQNKYIDVDEVVNLFSRCAKDEIRIYESSINC; the protein is encoded by the exons ATGATAACCTGGGAAGACATCTTAAA TCGCCCAGCTTGGTTGTGGGGGGCAGAAATGGGAGCCAATGAGCACGGAGTTTGCATTGGGAATGAAGCTGTCTGGGGAAGAGAAGAAGTCTCTGATGAAGAGGCACTACTGGGCATGGACCTTGTCAG acTTGGCCTTGAAAGAGCCGATACAGCTGAAAAAGCCCTCAATGTCATTGTTGATTTATTAGAAAAATACGGCCAGGGAGGAAATTGTTCAGAGGGTGGTATGGAATTCAGTTATCACAACAGTTTCCTGATAGCTGATAGGAATGAAGCCTGGATTTTGGAGACTGCAGGAAAGTACTGGGCAGCGGAAAAAGTACAAG ACGGAGTTCGTAATATTTCTAATCAGCTTTCCATAACAACCAAAATTGATCAGGAGCACCCAGACATGAGAAACTATGCTaagcagaaaggttggtgggATGGTAAAAAGGAGTTTGATTTTGCTGCAACATACTCATATCTTGACACAGCTAAGATGATGACTTCATCAGGCAGATACTGTGAGGGCTACAAGCTTCTGAATAAACACAAAG GAAACATAACTTTTGAAACAATGATGGAAATCCTCCGAGATAAACCAAGTGGCATTAATATGGAAGGAGAATTTCTGACCACTGCAAGCATGGTTTCTATTTTACCTCAAGACTCCAATCTTCCTTGCATCCACTTCTTTACAGGGACTCCTGATCCTGAGAG ATCAGTTTTTAAGCCTTTCATATTTGTGCCAAATATTTCACAACTATTGGAGACCAGTTCACCAACATTTGAACTTGAAGATCCAGTTAAAAAGAAGTCACATTTTAAGATTAGGCCTGACAGAAGACACCCACTCTACCAAAAACATCAACAGGCATTGGAAGTAAAAGATAATGATAAG gAAAAAGCCAAAACAATGTTGGATGACATGAGGAAACTGGAGAAAGGACTGTTCAAAGAGATGGAATCAATCCTTCAAAACAAATATATTGATGTGGATGAAGTGGTTAATCTCTTTTCTCGATGTGCAAAAGATGAAATTAGAATTTATGAGTCGAGTATTAATTGTTAG
- the SCRN3 gene encoding secernin-3 isoform X2, which produces MEPCSCDTFVALPPATVDNRIIFGKNSDRLCDEVQEVVFFPGAVHDNLGRHLKCTYIEIDQVPETYAVVLSRPAWLWGAEMGANEHGVCIGNEAVWGREEVSDEEALLGMDLVRLGLERADTAEKALNVIVDLLEKYGQGGNCSEGGMEFSYHNSFLIADRNEAWILETAGKYWAAEKVQDGVRNISNQLSITTKIDQEHPDMRNYAKQKGNITFETMMEILRDKPSGINMEGEFLTTASMVSILPQDSNLPCIHFFTGTPDPERSVFKPFIFVPNISQLLETSSPTFELEDPVKKKSHFKIRPDRRHPLYQKHQQALEVKDNDKEKAKTMLDDMRKLEKGLFKEMESILQNKYIDVDEVVNLFSRCAKDEIRIYESSINC; this is translated from the exons ATGGAACCTTGTTCCTGTGACACCTTCGTGGCATTACCTCCAGCAACAGTTGATAACAGGATTATTTTTGGGAAAAATTCAGATAGACTCTGTGATGAAGTACAAGAGGTAGTTTTTTTTCCCGGTGCAGTTCATGATAACCTGGGAAGACATCTTAAA TGTACTTACATAGAAATTGATCAAGTTCCTGAGACATATGCTGTTGTCCTTAGTCGCCCAGCTTGGTTGTGGGGGGCAGAAATGGGAGCCAATGAGCACGGAGTTTGCATTGGGAATGAAGCTGTCTGGGGAAGAGAAGAAGTCTCTGATGAAGAGGCACTACTGGGCATGGACCTTGTCAG acTTGGCCTTGAAAGAGCCGATACAGCTGAAAAAGCCCTCAATGTCATTGTTGATTTATTAGAAAAATACGGCCAGGGAGGAAATTGTTCAGAGGGTGGTATGGAATTCAGTTATCACAACAGTTTCCTGATAGCTGATAGGAATGAAGCCTGGATTTTGGAGACTGCAGGAAAGTACTGGGCAGCGGAAAAAGTACAAG ACGGAGTTCGTAATATTTCTAATCAGCTTTCCATAACAACCAAAATTGATCAGGAGCACCCAGACATGAGAAACTATGCTaagcagaaag GAAACATAACTTTTGAAACAATGATGGAAATCCTCCGAGATAAACCAAGTGGCATTAATATGGAAGGAGAATTTCTGACCACTGCAAGCATGGTTTCTATTTTACCTCAAGACTCCAATCTTCCTTGCATCCACTTCTTTACAGGGACTCCTGATCCTGAGAG ATCAGTTTTTAAGCCTTTCATATTTGTGCCAAATATTTCACAACTATTGGAGACCAGTTCACCAACATTTGAACTTGAAGATCCAGTTAAAAAGAAGTCACATTTTAAGATTAGGCCTGACAGAAGACACCCACTCTACCAAAAACATCAACAGGCATTGGAAGTAAAAGATAATGATAAG gAAAAAGCCAAAACAATGTTGGATGACATGAGGAAACTGGAGAAAGGACTGTTCAAAGAGATGGAATCAATCCTTCAAAACAAATATATTGATGTGGATGAAGTGGTTAATCTCTTTTCTCGATGTGCAAAAGATGAAATTAGAATTTATGAGTCGAGTATTAATTGTTAG